One genomic window of Pseudomonas aeruginosa includes the following:
- a CDS encoding anhydro-N-acetylmuramic acid kinase, translating to MPRYLGLMSGTSLDGMDIVLIEQGDRTTLLASHYLPMPAGLREDILALCVPGPDEIARAAEVEQRWVALAAQGVRELLLQQQMSPDGVRAIGSHGQTIRHEPARHFTVQIGNPALLAELTGIDVVADFRRRDVAAGGQGAPLVPAFHQALFGDDDASRAVLNIGGFSNVSLLSPGKPVRGFDCGPGNVLMDAWIHHQRGEHFDRDGAWAASGQVNHALLASLLADEFFAARGPKSTGRERFNLPWLQEHLARHPALPAADIQATLLELSARSISESLLDAQPDCEEVLVCGGGAFNTALMKRLAMLMPEARVASTDEYGIPPAWMEGMAFAWLAHRFLERLPGNCPDVTGALGPRTLGALYPA from the coding sequence GTGCCGCGCTACCTGGGGTTGATGTCCGGAACCAGCCTGGACGGCATGGACATCGTCCTGATCGAGCAAGGTGATCGCACCACCTTGCTCGCTTCCCATTACCTACCCATGCCGGCCGGGCTGCGCGAAGACATCCTCGCCCTGTGCGTCCCCGGACCCGATGAAATCGCCCGCGCCGCCGAAGTCGAGCAACGCTGGGTCGCCCTTGCAGCACAGGGCGTGCGCGAACTGCTGCTCCAGCAGCAGATGAGCCCCGACGGAGTCCGTGCCATCGGCAGTCACGGTCAAACCATCCGGCATGAACCCGCTCGCCACTTCACGGTGCAGATCGGCAACCCCGCCCTGCTGGCGGAGCTGACCGGCATCGATGTCGTCGCCGACTTCCGCCGCCGCGACGTCGCAGCCGGCGGCCAGGGCGCCCCGCTGGTACCGGCCTTCCATCAGGCGCTGTTTGGCGATGATGACGCCTCCAGGGCGGTCCTGAACATCGGTGGCTTCAGCAACGTTTCGCTGCTCAGCCCCGGAAAGCCGGTACGCGGCTTCGACTGCGGCCCGGGCAACGTGCTGATGGACGCCTGGATTCATCACCAGCGCGGCGAACATTTCGACCGGGACGGTGCGTGGGCCGCCAGCGGCCAGGTGAACCACGCACTGCTGGCAAGCCTGCTGGCGGATGAATTCTTCGCCGCGCGTGGCCCCAAGAGTACCGGGCGCGAGCGCTTCAACCTGCCCTGGCTGCAGGAGCACCTGGCTCGTCACCCTGCCTTGCCGGCAGCGGATATCCAGGCAACCCTGCTGGAACTGAGCGCGCGCAGCATCAGCGAATCGCTGCTGGACGCCCAGCCGGACTGCGAAGAGGTGCTGGTATGCGGCGGCGGCGCCTTCAATACGGCGCTGATGAAGCGCCTGGCCATGCTGATGCCCGAAGCTCGGGTCGCCAGTACCGACGAATACGGCATTCCCCCTGCCTGGATGGAGGGCATGGCATTCGCCTGGCTAGCCCATCGGTTTCTCGAGCGCCTGCCCGGCAACTGCCCTGATGTGACCGGTGCGCTCGGTCCCA